CGAAGGAACCAACAACAAAATCAAAACCATGAAACGCCAAGCCTATGGATTTCGAGATCAAGAATTCTTTAAACTCAAAATCATGGCCATCCATCAATGTAGGTACTCATTTACCGGATGAACCATATTTATTTTCATTCCAATTTTACCCTTACCACCCCTGACACCCTTGACTCCATACTGAAAACATTAGACTTACAGCGTCAGAGGTCGGTCTACAAAAACAACCAACCCCCGACACCCCTGACACTTAGATACCATCCCAAAAAATATCATTTTCATATTTTTCGTCATCAATGGATTCATCTTCATCATCGGTAAACAAAATAATTGGTTTTGCATCATCGTCTATTGGTGACCACTGAATTGTTGATCCAATGTATTGTTCAAACGACTGACGACACACGCTCAAATCTGGAAAGACATAATAAACGACTCGCTGTTTTTGATTGCCAAATCCATCCGTGTTGTAAACTGTCTTTCTGGTATCTCTTACCGCTGGAATGATCTTACTGATTTCTTTGGCAAATTGACCTTCCCAATTCCTGCGACGAACTCCAGCAATAGACGATGCTTCACAGTACGCTTGGTACAGATCGTGTTTTGCAATCTCGTTGTTCCATCCATCATGCGTATCCAGCCACTGTCCTTCCATCAAACGATCATAGACAAATCGATCTACTGCTTCCAAAGATTGAATTTTCTGTTCCAGTAATGCGTCCGTTTTTGGTATGGATCGAAGATTGAAGTTGGAGATGTCGTACGTTAATAGAAAATGCAAAAATGCTTCACTACCGCCATCATCGAGTTCCATTTTCAATTCTGCAAAATATCCGTTGTCTTGCTTTCGCTCTTCGCTTACTTGCAGCACAACAAACCGTCGATCATCAATGTTCGCTGGAACCACCCAGTCCTCATTTGACGCCATAATAATTCGCAATCGATTCGGCGTTGTAAATACATCGCGACCTTTTGGTTCAATCGCAATTTCTGGTTCAGTTATGAGCGCTTTAAGAGTATTTTCACCCTGCTTATCACCAGCCCAAAATGCTTCATCGGCAAACAGTACCAGTGTGTTGGCTAAATGGCTGTTAAAATTTCCGACTAAGTGCTTACTCTGCGATACCTGTTTATAGTGGACTCCAAACAATGATCCAAACGCATTAACGAAGAACCCTTTACCTGTACCTTGTCCACCCTGAAGAACCAATGCCGTTTCTGGTCGTTGCGCTGGATACTGTACTGCATGAGCCATCCAAGCAAGCACATACTGATAGAGTTCATCATTGCGATTACAGATGATATTGCGAATATGATTCAGATATTTTTCGCAAGTACCTTCAACA
The Candidatus Hinthialibacter antarcticus genome window above contains:
- a CDS encoding DUF5906 domain-containing protein codes for the protein MPEKNKGIDDALINNSSIEEISSEEALNQLQPKSNKVLTESEINDLIEKYNEEYAVSFYGSRCVIIREVKDGKSIAMVPEFLRKQDLIDHQANKKIKIKPAKKTKTVSLAKYWFEHRDRRTYDKVVFDPENSNPCHYNLWKGFAVEPVEGTCEKYLNHIRNIICNRNDELYQYVLAWMAHAVQYPAQRPETALVLQGGQGTGKGFFVNAFGSLFGVHYKQVSQSKHLVGNFNSHLANTLVLFADEAFWAGDKQGENTLKALITEPEIAIEPKGRDVFTTPNRLRIIMASNEDWVVPANIDDRRFVVLQVSEERKQDNGYFAELKMELDDGGSEAFLHFLLTYDISNFNLRSIPKTDALLEQKIQSLEAVDRFVYDRLMEGQWLDTHDGWNNEIAKHDLYQAYCEASSIAGVRRRNWEGQFAKEISKIIPAVRDTRKTVYNTDGFGNQKQRVVYYVFPDLSVCRQSFEQYIGSTIQWSPIDDDAKPIILFTDDEDESIDDEKYENDIFWDGI
- a CDS encoding transposase, with the translated sequence EGTNNKIKTMKRQAYGFRDQEFFKLKIMAIHQCRYSFTG